In the Chitinophagales bacterium genome, one interval contains:
- a CDS encoding PKD domain-containing protein, whose amino-acid sequence MVKQLSFLILLAFGWVGVRASHLVGGELYYDNLGNGSYNITLKLYRDCNCLNCAGFGQVEYISIYTANGTLLQQLGLPFPGSQTLSSTITNPCLVATDVCVEQAVYTGSVNLPPVAGGYTLIYQRCCRNSSVNNILQDQGATYVAQIPGSDVVANSTNSSPRFKNFPPIFICNNAPLVFDHSATDPDGNVLRYSLAAPFDGATSACPDPSPATQQTGCQTTPYPYSSVIYTGVYEEKNPMNNPPNTGVMRIDSVTGYLTVTPNQQGQFVVGVKVDEYKNGVLLSSVTRDFQFNVVQCNIPIAELPATSFDPATGIGIYKVECTGNSIPFSPIVYNPPPTSTPVTVMWDFGVQGSTTDTSTALNPTYTYADTGTYLVTLIVRKEINGDGCYDTTRAFVKVYPVFIPDFNFGFNVADTCQGFPTVLQDATITTSGNVTAWNWDFGDGTSSNQANPVKTYAAAGSFDITLTVENARGCKGASTKKATIFPKPDADFSASAVCINQPTVFTDASSISGGSIVTYDWSFDNIGTSTAHSPVFAFPTTGSKTIRLALVSDKGCVDTLVKTVAVNPLPIVNATPKLVNLCPGKTAQLLANGGTTYVWFPSSGLDNASLPNPVLTAGDTSITYTVQVTDANGCINKDSIRLEIYPLPTIEAGSDTSVCLSAGSFRDSVMLVATGGVTYVWSPATGLSDATVFNPVSRPLANTTYYVTGTDLNGCSNIDSVNVYFLDPNLNLILEDEKPICVGQEGTVTVVDQGSSAYLWMPANYVSNPTIFNPKFTPPVTTDYVLRITNYCYTKTDTVTISVLDLPEVEAGNDTSIYRDLPVFLNGTTTGSEYYWFPGDNVVSPFNVSTLAYPEKSQWYYLYALNRAGCVAVDSMFVTVVPFTQLLLPTGFSPNGDGVNDVFRIVRSLNIKELKWFRVFNRWGQLVFETNRVEAGWDGQFKGEPQPLSTYVWTLRAITKDGEEINESGNVTLVR is encoded by the coding sequence GTGGTTAAGCAATTATCTTTTCTAATACTATTGGCGTTTGGGTGGGTTGGCGTTCGTGCTTCGCATTTGGTTGGAGGCGAGTTATATTACGATAACTTGGGGAATGGGAGCTATAATATCACATTAAAATTATATCGCGATTGCAATTGCTTGAATTGTGCAGGGTTTGGGCAGGTGGAGTATATTTCTATTTATACTGCAAACGGCACTTTATTGCAGCAGTTGGGTTTGCCGTTTCCGGGTTCGCAAACGCTTTCTTCTACTATTACAAATCCATGTTTGGTGGCCACCGATGTTTGTGTGGAGCAGGCTGTTTATACGGGTTCAGTAAATTTGCCTCCGGTAGCGGGAGGTTATACACTCATTTACCAGCGCTGTTGCCGCAATTCTTCGGTAAATAATATTTTGCAAGATCAAGGAGCTACTTATGTGGCTCAAATTCCGGGTAGCGATGTGGTTGCCAATAGCACCAATAGTTCGCCTCGGTTCAAAAATTTTCCTCCAATATTTATTTGTAATAATGCGCCTTTAGTATTTGACCATTCTGCAACCGACCCAGATGGTAATGTGCTGCGATATAGCTTGGCAGCGCCTTTTGATGGAGCTACATCTGCTTGCCCCGATCCAAGTCCTGCAACACAGCAGACTGGTTGCCAAACTACTCCATACCCTTATTCATCGGTAATTTATACAGGTGTATATGAAGAAAAAAATCCAATGAATAATCCGCCCAATACCGGAGTAATGCGAATAGATTCGGTAACTGGTTACCTAACGGTAACGCCTAATCAGCAGGGGCAGTTTGTGGTGGGCGTAAAAGTTGATGAATATAAAAATGGTGTGCTCCTTAGTTCTGTAACGCGCGATTTTCAATTTAATGTGGTGCAGTGCAATATCCCTATTGCCGAATTGCCTGCTACTTCTTTTGATCCGGCAACGGGTATTGGAATTTACAAAGTTGAATGTACCGGAAATTCAATTCCATTTAGCCCCATTGTATATAATCCCCCGCCCACTTCTACGCCTGTTACGGTAATGTGGGATTTTGGAGTGCAGGGTAGTACTACCGATACTTCTACAGCGTTAAACCCAACTTATACTTATGCCGATACCGGCACTTATTTAGTTACGCTTATTGTTCGTAAAGAAATAAATGGCGATGGCTGCTACGATACTACACGTGCTTTCGTAAAGGTATATCCTGTGTTTATTCCCGATTTTAATTTTGGTTTTAATGTGGCCGATACATGCCAAGGTTTTCCAACAGTATTGCAAGATGCCACCATTACCACCTCGGGAAATGTAACGGCATGGAACTGGGATTTTGGTGATGGCACTTCGAGCAATCAGGCAAATCCTGTAAAAACTTATGCTGCTGCAGGCTCCTTTGATATTACATTAACCGTAGAGAATGCCAGAGGGTGCAAAGGGGCTTCCACCAAAAAAGCAACCATATTTCCTAAGCCCGATGCGGACTTTTCGGCATCGGCAGTTTGTATCAATCAACCTACGGTTTTCACAGATGCTTCTTCTATTTCCGGAGGAAGTATTGTTACTTACGATTGGAGTTTCGATAATATAGGCACGTCCACGGCTCATTCACCTGTGTTTGCATTTCCTACTACAGGCTCAAAAACCATACGTCTTGCATTGGTATCGGATAAGGGATGCGTAGATACATTGGTGAAAACAGTGGCAGTAAATCCATTGCCCATTGTAAATGCTACTCCTAAATTAGTGAATTTGTGTCCGGGGAAAACAGCGCAGTTATTAGCAAATGGAGGCACAACGTATGTATGGTTTCCTTCTTCGGGATTAGATAATGCTTCTTTGCCTAATCCTGTATTAACTGCGGGCGATACTAGTATTACATATACGGTACAAGTTACCGATGCAAATGGCTGTATAAACAAAGATTCAATAAGGTTGGAAATTTATCCGTTGCCTACCATCGAAGCCGGAAGCGATACTTCTGTTTGCTTGAGTGCAGGGAGTTTTCGCGATAGTGTAATGTTGGTAGCAACCGGAGGTGTTACGTATGTGTGGTCGCCAGCTACGGGACTTTCTGATGCTACGGTTTTTAATCCGGTTTCGCGCCCGCTTGCCAACACTACTTATTATGTAACAGGTACAGATTTAAATGGTTGCTCTAATATAGATTCTGTAAACGTATATTTTTTAGACCCCAATTTGAATTTGATTCTTGAAGATGAAAAGCCGATTTGTGTAGGGCAGGAAGGCACTGTAACGGTGGTAGATCAAGGTTCTTCAGCCTATTTATGGATGCCTGCTAATTATGTTTCTAACCCTACAATTTTTAACCCGAAGTTTACTCCGCCCGTAACCACCGATTATGTATTGCGGATTACCAATTATTGCTATACCAAAACCGATACAGTTACTATTTCTGTTCTTGATTTGCCTGAAGTGGAGGCCGGAAATGATACTTCAATTTATCGCGATTTACCGGTGTTTTTAAATGGTACAACCACAGGTTCGGAGTACTATTGGTTTCCGGGAGATAATGTGGTATCGCCATTTAATGTAAGTACTTTAGCATATCCCGAAAAATCGCAATGGTATTATCTGTATGCGCTTAATCGTGCAGGTTGTGTGGCGGTAGATTCTATGTTTGTTACGGTAGTGCCATTCACGCAATTGCTTTTGCCAACGGGTTTTTCGCCTAATGGTGATGGTGTAAATGATGTGTTTAGAATTGTGCGCTCATTAAATATTAAAGAGTTAAAATGGTTTAGAGTATTCAACCGCTGGGGGCAATTGGTGTTTGAAACCAACCGTGTAGAAGCGGGCTGGGATGGGCAGTTTAAAGGTGAGCCACAACCTCTTTCAACCTATGTTTGGACATTGCGAGCCATTACTAAAGATGGCGAAGAAATTAATGAAAGTGGCAATGTTACTTTAGTTCGATAG
- a CDS encoding tetratricopeptide repeat protein encodes MQPKKTAAPAALHMPHLHVAQQAESLLLQCSNVRKNNAQKWAEILTEIDLLLPEITNRSLQTKILFEKAHYCYMAKGNFQQSIDLCNQAKTHFAETDTEFETTYQALMGTNFHLMGHYEKAQPHYLLGIELLEQKGEKNTEDFDSLAKLYYNTGLLHTNLINKESSINYVEKALEIYTQLQSKSGLARCYNALGHHHPNSQQNESVSIEYYLKAAQYFEEDKDLIGLATAYNNIGYKYGMLKQINNALQYLERSLAIRKQLGNKKGMAASFFYMGSVLDSNQMFDEAITHYQHAETLLKEINSKHELHSLYDQLSKSYAHKKNYKEALRYHRLFVQLKDEIFSFDYKTSLNIEASKLLIEQQEKEAAFELQKQHELSDYIHKLETAQNELMQMVYIASHDLREPIRMITSYSLLLLKEHTTSHAQSTATAQQICNTTMQLWTTLKNLQQSVQQKVIKK; translated from the coding sequence ATGCAGCCGAAAAAAACGGCAGCGCCAGCCGCCTTGCACATGCCACACTTACACGTTGCCCAACAGGCAGAATCATTGCTTTTGCAGTGTAGTAATGTGCGCAAAAATAATGCACAAAAATGGGCCGAAATTCTAACCGAAATAGACCTTCTGCTACCGGAAATAACCAATAGAAGCCTTCAAACAAAAATACTTTTTGAAAAGGCACATTACTGCTACATGGCAAAAGGTAATTTTCAACAATCTATAGACCTCTGCAACCAAGCCAAAACACATTTTGCCGAAACTGACACCGAGTTTGAAACCACCTACCAAGCACTCATGGGTACCAACTTCCACCTCATGGGCCATTACGAAAAAGCGCAACCACATTACCTTTTAGGCATAGAACTCTTAGAACAAAAAGGAGAAAAAAATACCGAAGACTTCGATAGCCTTGCAAAATTATACTACAACACAGGCCTACTGCACACCAACCTCATCAACAAAGAAAGCAGCATAAACTACGTTGAAAAAGCACTTGAAATTTACACGCAACTACAAAGCAAATCAGGCTTAGCACGCTGCTATAATGCGCTAGGACACCACCATCCAAACTCCCAACAAAACGAATCGGTTTCCATAGAATACTATTTAAAGGCAGCACAGTATTTTGAAGAAGATAAAGACCTAATTGGCTTAGCAACCGCCTACAATAATATTGGCTATAAATACGGCATGCTCAAGCAAATAAACAATGCACTGCAATACTTAGAACGCAGCCTTGCCATTCGCAAACAATTAGGAAACAAAAAAGGAATGGCAGCCAGCTTTTTCTATATGGGAAGTGTGCTAGACAGCAACCAAATGTTTGACGAAGCAATCACACACTACCAACATGCCGAAACACTTCTAAAAGAAATAAACAGCAAGCACGAACTACATTCTTTATACGACCAACTTTCTAAAAGCTATGCACACAAAAAAAACTACAAAGAAGCACTCCGCTACCACCGCTTATTTGTTCAACTAAAAGACGAGATATTCAGTTTCGATTACAAAACATCGCTCAACATAGAAGCCTCTAAACTACTTATTGAACAACAAGAAAAAGAAGCGGCATTTGAACTCCAAAAACAACACGAACTATCAGACTATATCCATAAACTCGAAACAGCACAAAACGAGCTAATGCAAATGGTATATATAGCTTCGCACGACCTACGCGAACCCATACGCATGATAACCAGCTACAGCCTGCTACTTTTAAAAGAACACACCACAAGCCATGCACAATCTACAGCCACAGCTCAACAAATCTGCAACACCACTATGCAACTGTGGACAACACTCAAAAATCTTCAACAATCTGTTCAACAAAAAGTAATAAAAAAATAA
- a CDS encoding tetratricopeptide repeat protein: MVKHSTLAVTNHADSAQGGWHNIEHLLNQIRVMNQQRNPAVKELIEQVNEWAENNNHQVYKTEAIHEKAIFLFWINGTNEEAFNLAQQALSTVNAEEQPLLAARINKTMGMIFYYKGIYLKSQEYYLNALRLMEAFPKKNDYIIEELARTYYGLAILHDLSQFDELKKMYLGKALEYALQSGDKGTISRCYNAFAVYYAKRKEFEIALNYYQKSLDLALEIGEKNMLAVCYNNLGSTHVELKEFEKGLQYLNQALQLKKDTGKPNAIGFTHIHIGKAYFDWGKYREALENFLEAEKLILSAGTKHEIHTCYDYISKIFSALNDFESAYEYLKKFIEISKENQNFDKAAAILDAQTKFELDKKEKEAELLRQKNAEIERYAYRLESSNRELKQFAHIASHDLKEPLRMVGSYVSLLEKKLKGRLSEDEAIYMDFVLDGTKRMYSLINDILEISKINVESHFREVNLNLVVYEVIQNLAPETRSKADILVQSSLPVIEADRTQMLQLFQNLISNAIKYNKSEKARVEITCKNHRGAHEISIEDNGIGIPAEYREKVFVIFQRLHSRNEFSGTGIGLAICKKIIDNMNGKIWVEKSALGGSAFKFIVPHKIE; encoded by the coding sequence ATGGTTAAACATTCTACACTTGCGGTTACCAACCATGCAGATAGCGCACAAGGAGGTTGGCATAATATTGAACACCTGCTCAACCAAATTAGAGTAATGAACCAGCAGCGCAACCCTGCTGTAAAAGAACTCATAGAACAAGTAAACGAATGGGCAGAAAACAACAACCACCAAGTTTACAAAACCGAAGCCATACATGAAAAAGCCATCTTCCTCTTTTGGATAAACGGCACCAACGAAGAAGCCTTTAACCTTGCCCAGCAAGCACTCAGCACTGTAAATGCCGAAGAGCAACCACTGCTTGCGGCACGCATCAACAAAACAATGGGTATGATTTTCTACTACAAAGGAATCTACCTAAAATCTCAAGAATACTACCTTAATGCGCTGCGCCTTATGGAAGCGTTTCCTAAAAAAAACGATTACATAATAGAAGAACTTGCACGCACCTACTACGGCTTAGCCATATTACACGACCTATCGCAATTCGATGAACTAAAAAAAATGTACCTGGGCAAAGCATTGGAATATGCCTTGCAAAGTGGCGACAAAGGCACCATTTCTCGATGCTACAACGCATTTGCAGTTTACTACGCCAAACGGAAAGAATTTGAAATTGCACTCAACTATTACCAAAAATCGCTCGACCTCGCGTTAGAGATTGGCGAAAAAAACATGCTGGCAGTTTGCTACAACAACTTAGGCAGCACACACGTAGAACTCAAAGAATTTGAGAAAGGATTACAGTATTTAAACCAAGCACTCCAGTTAAAAAAAGATACCGGAAAGCCCAATGCCATTGGCTTCACACATATCCATATTGGCAAAGCATACTTCGATTGGGGAAAATATCGCGAAGCATTAGAAAACTTCCTAGAAGCTGAAAAACTAATTTTGTCGGCAGGCACCAAACACGAAATACATACTTGCTACGATTACATTTCTAAAATATTTTCTGCACTCAACGATTTTGAATCGGCATACGAATACCTCAAAAAATTTATAGAAATATCGAAGGAAAATCAAAACTTCGATAAAGCAGCAGCCATCTTAGATGCGCAAACAAAATTTGAACTAGATAAAAAAGAAAAAGAAGCCGAACTACTGCGCCAAAAAAATGCAGAAATAGAACGTTACGCCTATCGGCTCGAAAGCAGCAACCGCGAACTAAAACAATTTGCACACATTGCATCGCACGATTTAAAAGAACCACTGCGCATGGTGGGCAGCTATGTTTCGCTCTTAGAGAAAAAACTAAAAGGCAGACTCTCTGAAGACGAAGCCATTTACATGGATTTTGTGCTAGACGGAACCAAACGCATGTACTCGCTTATCAACGATATTTTAGAGATTTCAAAAATAAATGTAGAGTCGCATTTTAGAGAAGTAAACTTAAACCTGGTGGTGTACGAAGTTATTCAAAACCTTGCACCCGAAACCCGCAGCAAAGCAGATATCTTAGTACAATCTTCACTTCCTGTAATAGAAGCCGATCGCACGCAAATGCTGCAACTTTTCCAAAACCTTATTTCCAATGCCATAAAATACAATAAGAGTGAAAAAGCACGAGTTGAAATTACCTGTAAAAATCACCGCGGAGCACATGAAATTTCCATAGAAGATAATGGCATTGGCATACCTGCCGAGTACCGCGAAAAAGTATTTGTAATCTTCCAGCGATTACACTCCCGCAATGAGTTCTCTGGCACGGGAATAGGCCTAGCCATCTGCAAAAAAATAATAGACAATATGAATGGAAAAATTTGGGTAGAAAAGAGCGCACTAGGCGGTTCTGCATTCAAATTTATTGTGCCTCATAAAATAGAATAA
- the thrA gene encoding bifunctional aspartate kinase/homoserine dehydrogenase I yields MRVIKFGGSSVGTPQKIKDVIAITASIAAKEKTAVVVSAFSGVTDNLIAMAQQALQGEEYYKAIYKQLEKRHCEAVKALVPVKQQPQVQGNVIQQLNALYDLCKGISLIKELSPKTLDTVISFGERLSAYIVCEAAKVTLKNCSFLDAREVIKTDSTFGYAKVNFEQTNQLIKNYFKQTTGTIFITGFIGSNAAGETTTLGRSGSDYTASIFGAALKATAIEIWTDVDGIMTTDPRIVKQAFPVPSITYEEAMELSHFGAKVIFPATMRPAMSANIPIWVKNTFNPSFSGTLISNKNLDSTLVVKGISSLNNIALLNVEGSGMLGVAGVSGRLFTALAQGKINIILISQASSEHSICLAVHEGDIANAKQIIEEEFHYEIKSGLIDAVAVKTDLNIVAIVGENMKHLPGTASKMFAALGKNGVNIIAIAQGSSEKNISAVIEAKDRTKALSTLHESFFLSDKKVLNVFVMGVGLVGGKLLDIIEKQRKNLLQKQLIDVRIMGIANSRHMLLQNDEIKNWKNTMLTAQDTSNVQAFWERVKQLNLPNSVIVDATASDVPVAIYENALASNIAIVTPNKRACSGKFSYYQKLKSLSLKHNTHFLYETNVGAGLPVINTLNDLLLSGDEIIKIEAVVSGTLNYLFYHFSEGMSFAELLLKAKELGYTEPDPRDDLSGTDVARKILILARECGSTLELKDIAIENLVPAKSKKATSVEAFFTTLKTEEKLFTNKLLKAKKNGNKLKYIATYENGEAKTALVEVDEKHPFYALAGTENCFSFTTTRYRQYPLVVKGPGAGADVTAAGVFADIIKTINK; encoded by the coding sequence ATGCGTGTAATAAAATTTGGTGGTTCCTCGGTGGGCACGCCACAAAAAATAAAAGATGTTATTGCCATTACAGCAAGCATTGCAGCCAAAGAAAAAACAGCAGTAGTAGTATCTGCATTCAGCGGTGTTACCGATAACTTAATTGCTATGGCACAGCAAGCCTTGCAAGGCGAAGAGTACTACAAAGCAATCTACAAGCAATTAGAAAAACGCCACTGCGAAGCCGTAAAAGCCTTGGTGCCTGTAAAGCAACAGCCGCAAGTACAAGGCAATGTAATTCAACAATTAAATGCACTTTACGACCTTTGCAAAGGCATATCGCTCATTAAAGAATTATCGCCTAAAACACTAGATACTGTAATTAGTTTTGGCGAACGCCTCTCTGCCTACATTGTTTGCGAAGCAGCTAAAGTAACGCTTAAAAATTGCAGCTTCTTAGATGCCCGGGAAGTAATAAAAACCGACTCTACTTTCGGCTATGCAAAAGTAAATTTTGAGCAAACCAACCAACTCATAAAAAACTACTTTAAGCAAACCACAGGCACCATATTTATTACCGGATTCATTGGCTCCAATGCTGCCGGAGAAACTACCACTTTAGGTAGAAGCGGCTCCGATTACACTGCCTCCATTTTTGGCGCAGCACTAAAAGCCACTGCAATAGAAATTTGGACCGATGTAGATGGCATTATGACAACCGATCCGCGCATAGTAAAGCAAGCCTTTCCCGTGCCAAGCATTACTTACGAAGAAGCAATGGAACTTTCGCACTTTGGAGCAAAGGTTATTTTTCCTGCCACCATGCGCCCTGCCATGAGCGCCAATATTCCAATTTGGGTAAAAAACACTTTCAACCCTTCTTTTTCTGGCACGCTTATTTCAAACAAAAATTTAGATAGTACACTTGTAGTTAAAGGAATTTCATCATTAAACAACATTGCACTTCTTAATGTTGAAGGCAGCGGAATGCTTGGTGTAGCAGGTGTTTCTGGCCGACTATTCACCGCGCTTGCACAAGGCAAAATAAATATCATTCTAATCTCACAAGCATCGAGCGAACACTCCATTTGCTTAGCCGTACACGAAGGCGATATCGCCAATGCCAAACAAATTATTGAAGAAGAATTTCACTACGAAATAAAGAGTGGACTTATAGATGCTGTAGCCGTAAAAACAGATTTAAACATTGTGGCTATTGTGGGCGAAAACATGAAACACCTTCCCGGAACTGCTTCTAAAATGTTTGCAGCATTAGGAAAAAACGGTGTAAATATTATTGCCATTGCACAAGGCTCTTCCGAAAAAAATATTTCGGCAGTAATAGAAGCCAAAGACCGAACCAAAGCACTCAGTACGCTACACGAATCGTTTTTCCTTTCCGATAAAAAAGTACTGAATGTATTTGTGATGGGCGTAGGATTAGTAGGCGGAAAACTCTTAGATATTATTGAAAAACAGCGCAAAAATTTATTGCAAAAACAATTGATAGATGTACGCATAATGGGCATTGCCAACAGTCGCCACATGCTGCTTCAAAACGATGAAATAAAGAATTGGAAAAACACCATGCTCACTGCACAAGATACAAGTAATGTGCAGGCATTTTGGGAGCGCGTAAAACAACTTAATTTACCCAACAGCGTAATTGTAGATGCCACTGCCAGCGATGTACCGGTTGCTATTTACGAAAATGCTCTAGCTTCCAACATAGCCATTGTTACGCCCAATAAACGTGCATGTTCAGGCAAGTTCAGTTACTACCAAAAATTAAAATCGCTCAGCCTTAAACACAACACACACTTTCTTTACGAAACAAATGTGGGAGCCGGATTACCGGTAATCAATACGCTAAATGACTTACTCCTTAGTGGCGATGAAATCATAAAAATTGAAGCCGTAGTTTCCGGTACGCTCAACTATCTTTTCTACCATTTTAGCGAAGGCATGAGCTTTGCAGAACTACTACTAAAAGCAAAAGAGTTAGGCTACACAGAACCCGATCCACGCGATGATTTGAGTGGAACAGATGTGGCAAGAAAAATTTTAATTCTTGCGCGCGAGTGCGGCAGCACATTAGAACTAAAAGATATTGCCATAGAAAACTTAGTACCTGCTAAAAGCAAAAAAGCAACATCGGTTGAAGCCTTCTTTACCACACTTAAAACAGAAGAAAAATTATTTACCAATAAACTACTGAAAGCAAAAAAGAATGGCAATAAACTAAAGTATATTGCCACTTATGAAAACGGAGAAGCCAAAACAGCACTTGTAGAAGTAGATGAAAAACATCCTTTCTATGCACTTGCAGGCACCGAAAACTGCTTTAGCTTCACCACCACACGCTATCGCCAATATCCATTAGTTGTAAAAGGTCCCGGAGCCGGAGCCGATGTAACTGCAGCCGGTGTGTTTGCCGATATAATTAAAACTATAAACAAATAG